The following are encoded in a window of Paenibacillaceae bacterium GAS479 genomic DNA:
- a CDS encoding two-component system, response regulator, stage 0 sporulation protein F, producing the protein MDMKKVLIVDDQNGIRVLLMEVFTSEGYTTFQASNGKLALEIVRNESPDLVLLDMKIPGMDGLEILKHVKAIDRSIKVIMMMAYGELDMIKEATDLGAVMHFTKPFDIDEMRLAVNMQLRRDGENNSKYAIGS; encoded by the coding sequence TTGGACATGAAAAAGGTGCTCATCGTAGATGACCAGAATGGAATACGCGTTCTCCTAATGGAGGTATTTACGAGCGAGGGATACACGACCTTCCAAGCTTCCAACGGCAAGCTGGCTCTGGAAATTGTCCGTAATGAAAGTCCGGATCTGGTACTGCTGGACATGAAGATTCCCGGCATGGATGGGCTTGAGATTCTCAAGCATGTCAAGGCAATCGATCGCAGCATTAAGGTTATTATGATGATGGCGTATGGTGAGCTCGATATGATCAAGGAAGCAACGGATTTAGGAGCGGTTATGCATTTTACCAAGCCGTTCGATATCGACGAAATGCGTCTTGCCGTCAACATGCAGCTGCGACGTGATGGAGAGAACAATAGCAAATACGCAATCGGGTCCTGA